The sequence TGACGTCCGCGTGACGCTTTCCGTGTCCGCTTCGCTGGCGTCAGCTCACCAGCACGCCCGCGTAGCCCACCACCCGGTCGAAATCGCCGGAAGCGTCGCCAGAGTTGGCATAGGCTGCCACTTCGGCCTTGGTCGCGCCAAGCTCCAGGGCGATCATCAGCCCCAGGGTCATGGGCAGCACGCCGCACATGCTGATGCCCATCTCGCGCACCGTGGAGTACAGGCCCACGGGGTCCATCTCCCGGATGGCCGAGAGCGCCAGGGAGTCGAGGTCCCTGGCCCGGTCAGCTGGGACGTAGTGGCTCATGTCCGAGCTGACCACGATGCTGACCGGTTCCGGCCACGCCCTGATGACCGAGGCCATGTTGCGCGCCACCCCAGCCAGATCCGAGAGCCGCTGCGCAGACACCGCCATGGGCACACCGCGCGGATGCGGTTTCAGAGCGCACAGGAAAGGCAGCACCACTTCCAGGGAATGCTCCTGAAGGTGGGCGTCCTGGTCGGCGGCGAGACGCGCGTCGGCCCCGATGAGGGCGTCGGCCAGCGCCTCGTCGATCTCCAGGCTGCACAGCGGCGTGAGCCACTGCCCCCTGTTCCAGACCGACAGGGGAGCCCCCAGGCCGGTATGGTTGGGGCCGAGCAGCAGGAAGTCGCCTGCCAGGTTGGCCTGGCCCAGGGTGCGGCCCGCAACTTCGCCGGAATAGACGTATCCGGCGTGGGGGACCATGGCCAGGATGGTGGGCTGCGCGTCTGGCGGGGCGGCCTTGGCCAGCATGGACCTGACCTCGCGGTCCAGGGCTGCGGCTGAGCCGGGATAGAACTGGCCTGCAACGACAGGTTTGCGGATCATGACGCTGACCTCCCGGCACGAGGATGATGTGCCAGTTGATCTTCTAACCCGGCGGTAAGACTCAGGCAAGGGGATCACGGTGCAAAGACGCCGGAAGGATCATGCCCGGCTCAGACTGACCCGACGGCACGCCCGGACAGACATGGTGCCGCGATCATGAAAAAGATGAATACGTTTATCAAAATTTAAATAAATGGTTTTGACTGTTTGCCTTGAAAATCCGTGTGGACGGCTATTGAGGACGCAACACTGTCAGCAAGGCCGGATCAGGGAGGCCCGGACAGACGCCCCGCCCGCTCCTCGATCCCGCGCGTGGCCAGCTCCGAGGCGGCCAGCTTGCCGTAGAGCGAGTCTTTCTGACTGTCGCGCATGTCCTCCAGGACCTTGCGCCATGAGGCCATGTCGCCCAGCGACCGGTGCAGGCCTGCCATGCGCAGGCGATTGGCGGCCC comes from Fundidesulfovibrio putealis DSM 16056 and encodes:
- the amrB gene encoding AmmeMemoRadiSam system protein B, whose product is MIRKPVVAGQFYPGSAAALDREVRSMLAKAAPPDAQPTILAMVPHAGYVYSGEVAGRTLGQANLAGDFLLLGPNHTGLGAPLSVWNRGQWLTPLCSLEIDEALADALIGADARLAADQDAHLQEHSLEVVLPFLCALKPHPRGVPMAVSAQRLSDLAGVARNMASVIRAWPEPVSIVVSSDMSHYVPADRARDLDSLALSAIREMDPVGLYSTVREMGISMCGVLPMTLGLMIALELGATKAEVAAYANSGDASGDFDRVVGYAGVLVS